The following nucleotide sequence is from Sphingomonas swuensis.
ACAGCCATCTTGCCTGCGCTGACGAAGAGCATCCGCTCAACGCTGCGCAGCTGAGCCGCTTCCGCGCCGCAAGCGACTCCATACCCGCGCAGCGCTACAGCCTGGCCAACAGTGCGGGCATATTTCTAGGCCGAGACTATGCCTTTGATCTGGTCCGGCCAGGCCTGGCTCTTTACGGCGGGATTCCGCGGAGCGAGGCGCGTTCCACCATCAAGCCCGTACTTTCGCTCGAAGCGCAGGTCGTCCAGGTTCGCCGGGTTCGTTCAGGCGAGAGCGTCGGCTACAACGCCACCTTTGTCGCACCGTCCGACATGTCCGTCGCAATCATCAATGTCGGCTATGCGGATGGGTACCGACGACATTTCTCCTCGCTTGGCAAAGCCACCTTCGGAGGCGCCGAGCTGCCCGTGATTGGCCGGGTCTCCATGGACCTTGTCGCTCTCGACGCGGGTGTTGCGTCCGAGATTGGAGAGGGTGACTGGGTAACGCTCGACTTCGATCTCGAGCGCAGCGCGGCGCTGACCGGCCAGTCGCAATATGAGCTGCTTACTGGGCTTGGTCGGCGGTACCAGAGGATCTGGTCTTAGGAGGCGCCAGCTTCTTTTCGCGATAGCGACAGAGGTCGACGATCGGACATCTCCAGCATTCGGGCGCTCGAGCCTTGCAGATGTAGCGTCCGTGCAAAATCAGCCAATGGTGCGCATGGAGCAGGAACGGAGCCGGCGTGACCTTGGCCAGCTTGAGCTCGACGTCCAGCGGCGTCTTGCCCGGCGCAAGGCCGGTCCGGTTCGACACGCGGAACACGTGCGTATCGACCGCAATCGTCGGCTGACCGAAAGCGATGTTGAGCACCACATTGGCCGTTTTCCGCCCAACCCCGGCAAGCTGTTCCAGCGCCGCCCGGTCCTGCGGGACCTCGCCGCCATGCAGGTCGACAAGCTGCCGGGCCATCAGCATGACGTTCTTGGCCTTGGTGTTGAACAGGCCGATCGTCTTGATCTGCTCACGAACGGCATCCTCGCCGAGCGCCAGCATCTTCGTTGGCGTGTCGGCAAGCGCGAATAGCCGCCTGGTCGCGAGATTGACGCTCACGTCCGTGGCCTGCGCCGACAGCGCGACCGCCACCAGCAGCGTATAGGGATTAACCCACTCCAGCTCGCCCTCGGGCTCCGGATTGAGCTCGGCAAGTCGCAGGTAGAGCTCGGCGACGTCGGCCTTCTTCACATCGCCTCGACCACGTCGCGCATGGAATAGAGCCCGGC
It contains:
- the alr gene encoding alanine racemase produces the protein MHQPLRLRCDEAALAANYRSLQTRAGAQAGAAIKANAYGLGAAGAARALWNEGCRDFFVSTYWEAAELAFLPTGSISVLHGIGPTDEPLPGVRPVLISVEQIARWKSRGGPAQPCDVMIDTGMNRLGITREEIGALDGLTIHTLHSHLACADEEHPLNAAQLSRFRAASDSIPAQRYSLANSAGIFLGRDYAFDLVRPGLALYGGIPRSEARSTIKPVLSLEAQVVQVRRVRSGESVGYNATFVAPSDMSVAIINVGYADGYRRHFSSLGKATFGGAELPVIGRVSMDLVALDAGVASEIGEGDWVTLDFDLERSAALTGQSQYELLTGLGRRYQRIWS
- the nth gene encoding endonuclease III, which translates into the protein MKKADVAELYLRLAELNPEPEGELEWVNPYTLLVAVALSAQATDVSVNLATRRLFALADTPTKMLALGEDAVREQIKTIGLFNTKAKNVMLMARQLVDLHGGEVPQDRAALEQLAGVGRKTANVVLNIAFGQPTIAVDTHVFRVSNRTGLAPGKTPLDVELKLAKVTPAPFLLHAHHWLILHGRYICKARAPECWRCPIVDLCRYREKKLAPPKTRSSGTADQAQ